Proteins encoded by one window of Enterobacter pseudoroggenkampii:
- the flgC gene encoding flagellar basal body rod protein FlgC, with the protein MALLNIFDIAGSALTAQSKRLNVAASNLANADSVTGPDGQPYRAKQVVFQVDAAPGAATGGVKVSDVVESQAPDRLVYEPGNPLADASGYVKMPNVDVVGEMVNSMSASRSYQANVEVLNTVKSMMLKTLTLGQ; encoded by the coding sequence ATGGCCTTGTTGAATATTTTTGATATCGCCGGTTCGGCGTTAACCGCGCAGTCCAAACGCCTGAACGTGGCTGCCAGTAACCTGGCAAACGCCGACAGCGTCACCGGACCCGACGGCCAGCCTTATCGTGCCAAACAGGTTGTCTTTCAGGTCGATGCTGCGCCGGGCGCGGCGACGGGCGGCGTGAAGGTGTCTGATGTGGTAGAGAGCCAGGCGCCTGACAGGCTGGTGTATGAGCCGGGTAACCCGCTCGCGGATGCCAGCGGATACGTGAAGATGCCAAACGTGGATGTGGTGGGTGAGATGGTGAACTCCATGTCGGCTTCCCGTAGCTACCAGGCCAACGTCGAAGTGCTTAATACCGTGAAGAGCATGATGCTCAAAACACTCACTCTCGGCCAGTAA
- the flgD gene encoding flagellar hook assembly protein FlgD — protein MSIAVNVNDPTNSGVNNTKSTTGSNSLTGSNAADLQGSFLTLLVAQLKNQDPTNPMQNNELTTQLAQISTVSGIEKLNTTLGSVSGQINSAQSLQAASLIGHGVMIPGTTILAGTSTTDGNTTTTTTPFGVELQQPAEKVTATIMDANNVVVRTIDIGELKAGVHTFTWDGSLTDGTKAPNGSYKVAISASNGTTQLVAQPLQFALVQGVIKGSDGNKLDLGTSGSTTLDEVRQII, from the coding sequence ATGTCCATCGCCGTAAATGTGAATGATCCTACGAACTCGGGTGTTAACAACACCAAGAGTACGACGGGTTCTAACTCCCTGACGGGGAGTAACGCCGCCGATCTTCAGGGCAGCTTTCTGACGCTGCTGGTGGCGCAGCTTAAGAACCAGGATCCCACCAACCCAATGCAGAACAACGAACTGACCACGCAGCTTGCGCAGATCAGTACCGTGAGCGGCATTGAGAAACTGAACACCACCCTCGGTTCCGTCTCTGGGCAGATTAACAGCGCCCAGTCTCTGCAGGCGGCAAGCCTGATTGGCCACGGGGTGATGATCCCGGGAACCACGATTCTGGCAGGCACCAGCACCACCGACGGCAATACCACCACGACGACCACGCCGTTTGGCGTTGAGCTCCAGCAGCCGGCTGAGAAGGTGACTGCAACGATCATGGATGCCAATAACGTGGTGGTTCGCACCATTGATATCGGTGAGCTGAAGGCGGGCGTTCACACCTTTACGTGGGATGGCAGCCTGACCGACGGCACGAAAGCACCAAACGGTTCCTACAAAGTAGCGATCAGCGCCAGCAACGGGACAACCCAGCTGGTAGCGCAGCCGCTGCAGTTCGCGCTGGTCCAGGGCGTGATTAAAGGAAGCGACGGCAACAAACTGGATTTGGGAACCTCTGGTTCCACCACACTCGACGAAGTTCGGCAGATTATCTAA
- the flgE gene encoding flagellar hook protein FlgE has product MAFSQAVSGLNAAATNLDVIGNNIANSATYGFKSGSASFADMFAGSKVGLGVKVAGITQDFSDGTTTNTGRGLDVAISQNGFFRMVDSNGSVFYSRNGQFKLDENRTLVNMQGMQLTGYPVAGTPPTVQTGANPQAITIPNTLMAAKSTTTATQQINLNSTDPVQTAPFDATNPDTYNKKGTVTVFDSQGNAHNMYVYYVKTANNKWDLYTQDGSVAGSTAAKAAQMNFDANGNLAGVYNYDAAGVLSATPNATPAINITTGSVSGATAATFSLSFLNSMQQNTGANSVVATNQNGYKPGDLVSYQINDDGTVVGSYSNEQSQVLGQIVLANFANNEGLKSEGDNVWSASQSSGVALLGTAGTGNFGKLTNGALEASNVDMSKELVNMIVAQRNYQSNAQTIKTQDQILNTLVNLR; this is encoded by the coding sequence ATGGCCTTTTCTCAAGCGGTCAGCGGCCTGAATGCTGCGGCCACCAACCTGGACGTCATTGGCAACAACATCGCCAACTCCGCGACCTATGGTTTTAAATCCGGTTCTGCATCATTTGCAGACATGTTTGCCGGTTCCAAAGTGGGTCTGGGCGTGAAAGTTGCGGGCATCACTCAGGACTTTAGCGACGGCACCACCACCAACACCGGTCGTGGTCTGGACGTTGCCATCAGCCAGAACGGTTTCTTCCGTATGGTCGATTCCAACGGTTCCGTGTTCTACAGCCGTAACGGCCAGTTCAAGCTGGACGAAAACCGTACGCTGGTGAACATGCAGGGCATGCAGCTGACGGGCTACCCGGTAGCGGGTACGCCGCCTACCGTTCAGACCGGTGCGAACCCTCAGGCGATTACTATCCCGAATACCCTGATGGCGGCAAAATCGACCACCACCGCGACGCAGCAGATCAACCTGAACTCAACCGACCCTGTTCAAACTGCCCCTTTCGATGCGACCAACCCGGACACCTATAACAAAAAAGGGACCGTGACCGTATTCGACAGCCAGGGTAACGCCCATAACATGTACGTCTACTACGTGAAGACGGCCAACAATAAATGGGATCTTTACACTCAGGACGGCAGCGTTGCAGGTTCTACAGCAGCGAAAGCGGCGCAGATGAACTTTGATGCGAACGGCAACCTGGCGGGTGTCTATAACTACGACGCTGCGGGTGTACTGAGCGCAACGCCAAACGCCACGCCGGCCATTAACATCACCACGGGTTCTGTCAGCGGTGCGACGGCGGCGACCTTCTCCCTGAGCTTCCTGAACTCCATGCAGCAGAACACCGGTGCGAACAGCGTTGTGGCAACCAATCAGAACGGCTACAAGCCAGGCGATCTGGTGAGCTACCAGATCAACGACGATGGCACCGTGGTGGGAAGCTACTCTAACGAACAGTCTCAGGTTCTGGGTCAGATCGTGCTGGCAAACTTCGCCAACAACGAAGGTCTGAAATCAGAAGGCGACAACGTCTGGTCTGCCTCTCAGTCCTCCGGCGTGGCGCTGCTGGGTACCGCGGGCACCGGTAACTTCGGCAAGCTGACCAACGGCGCGCTGGAAGCCTCCAACGTGGATATGAGTAAAGAACTGGTGAACATGATCGTCGCGCAGCGTAACTATCAGTCGAACGCGCAGACCATCAAAACCCAGGATCAGATCCTCAACACGCTGGTTAACCTGCGTTAA
- a CDS encoding flagellar basal body rod protein FlgF: MDHAIYTAMGAASQTLNQQAVTASNLANASTPGFRAQLNALRAVPVEGLSLPTRTLVTASTPGADMTPGQMDYTSRPLDVALQQDGWLAVQTADGSEGYTRNGNIQVSATGQLTIQGHPVMGEAGPLTVPEGSELTIAADGTISALNPGDPANTVAPVGRLKLVKAEGKEVQRGDDGMFRLTQAAQATRGATLQADPSIRVMSGVLEGSNVKPVEAMTDMIASARRFEMQMKIISSVDENAGKANQLLAMS; encoded by the coding sequence ATGGATCACGCAATATATACCGCGATGGGCGCGGCAAGCCAGACGCTCAATCAGCAGGCCGTTACCGCCAGCAACCTGGCAAACGCCTCAACGCCGGGCTTTCGCGCGCAGCTTAATGCTCTGCGCGCGGTGCCGGTAGAAGGGCTTTCTCTGCCAACCCGTACGCTGGTGACGGCATCTACCCCTGGCGCAGATATGACGCCTGGGCAGATGGACTACACCTCACGCCCGCTGGACGTTGCCCTGCAGCAGGACGGCTGGCTGGCGGTGCAAACGGCCGACGGCAGCGAAGGCTATACCCGTAACGGGAACATCCAGGTGAGCGCGACGGGCCAGCTGACGATTCAGGGGCATCCGGTGATGGGGGAAGCGGGTCCGCTGACCGTGCCGGAAGGCTCTGAGCTGACTATCGCCGCGGACGGCACCATTTCGGCGCTGAACCCGGGCGACCCGGCCAACACCGTTGCGCCCGTCGGACGTCTGAAGCTGGTTAAGGCGGAAGGCAAAGAGGTGCAGCGTGGCGATGACGGCATGTTCCGTCTGACCCAGGCGGCGCAGGCGACGCGGGGTGCCACGTTACAGGCCGATCCGAGCATCCGCGTGATGTCCGGCGTTCTGGAAGGCAGTAACGTCAAGCCGGTCGAAGCCATGACCGACATGATCGCCAGCGCCCGCCGCTTTGAAATGCAGATGAAGATCATCAGCAGCGTGGATGAAAACGCGGGCAAGGCTAACCAACTTCTGGCTATGAGTTAA
- the flgG gene encoding flagellar basal-body rod protein FlgG has translation MISSLWIAKTGLDAQQTNMDVIANNLANVSTNGFKRQRAVFEDLLYQTIRQPGAQSSEQTTLPSGLQIGTGVRPVATERLHSQGNLSQTNNSKDVAIKGQGFFQVQLPDGTSAYTRDGSFQVDQNGQLVTAGGFQVQPAITIPANALSITIGRDGVVSVTQQGQAAPVQVGQLNLTTFMNDTGLESIGENLYTETQSSGTPNESTPGLNGAGLLYQGYVETSNVNVAEELVNMIQVQRAYEINSKAVSTTDQMLQKLTQL, from the coding sequence ATGATCAGTTCTTTATGGATCGCGAAAACAGGCCTGGACGCCCAGCAAACCAATATGGATGTGATTGCCAACAACCTGGCAAACGTGAGCACCAATGGTTTCAAGCGTCAGCGCGCTGTTTTCGAAGATTTGCTTTATCAAACCATCCGCCAGCCGGGCGCGCAGTCTTCTGAACAGACGACGCTGCCTTCGGGCCTGCAGATCGGTACCGGTGTTCGCCCGGTGGCCACCGAGCGTCTGCACAGTCAGGGCAACCTGTCTCAGACCAACAACAGTAAAGACGTGGCAATCAAAGGGCAGGGCTTCTTCCAGGTGCAGCTGCCTGACGGGACCTCTGCTTATACACGCGACGGTTCGTTCCAGGTCGATCAGAACGGCCAGCTGGTGACGGCGGGCGGTTTCCAGGTCCAGCCTGCGATCACCATCCCGGCCAACGCCCTGAGCATCACCATCGGACGTGACGGTGTGGTCAGCGTGACCCAGCAGGGACAGGCCGCGCCGGTTCAGGTTGGGCAGCTCAACCTGACCACCTTCATGAACGATACCGGTCTGGAAAGCATTGGTGAGAACCTCTACACCGAAACGCAATCCTCCGGTACGCCAAATGAGAGCACCCCAGGCCTGAACGGTGCGGGCCTGCTGTACCAGGGCTATGTTGAAACCTCCAACGTGAACGTGGCGGAAGAGCTGGTGAATATGATCCAGGTTCAGCGCGCGTATGAAATTAACAGTAAAGCAGTGTCGACGACCGACCAGATGCTGCAGAAACTGACGCAACTCTAA
- the flgH gene encoding flagellar basal body L-ring protein FlgH — MQKNAAFRYPILTVLAVTLSGCALIPSKPLVQGATTAQPVPGPAPVVNGSIFQTAQPINYGYQPLFEDRRPRNVGDTLTIVLQENVSASKSSSANASRDGKTNFGFDTVPRYLEGLFGNARADVNASGGNTFNGKGGANASNTFSGTLTVTVDQVLVNGNLHVVGEKQIAINQGTEFIRFSGVVNPRTISGTNTVPSTQVADARIEYVGNGYINEAQNMGWLQRFFLNLSPM, encoded by the coding sequence ATGCAAAAAAACGCGGCGTTTCGTTATCCGATACTGACTGTTCTGGCTGTCACCCTCAGCGGGTGTGCTTTGATCCCGTCCAAACCATTGGTCCAGGGTGCGACGACTGCCCAGCCCGTTCCTGGCCCTGCGCCAGTGGTAAACGGCTCCATTTTCCAGACCGCGCAGCCGATTAATTACGGCTATCAGCCGCTGTTTGAAGATCGCCGCCCGCGTAACGTCGGCGATACATTGACCATTGTGCTGCAGGAAAATGTCAGCGCGAGCAAGAGCTCGTCGGCGAATGCCAGCCGCGATGGCAAAACCAATTTTGGCTTCGATACCGTGCCACGCTATCTCGAAGGGCTGTTCGGCAACGCGCGTGCTGATGTGAACGCGTCCGGCGGCAACACCTTTAACGGCAAAGGCGGCGCGAACGCCAGCAACACCTTCAGCGGTACGCTGACGGTCACGGTTGACCAGGTACTGGTTAACGGCAACTTACACGTTGTGGGTGAAAAACAGATCGCCATCAACCAGGGCACTGAATTCATTCGCTTCTCGGGCGTGGTTAACCCTCGCACCATCAGCGGCACCAACACCGTTCCGTCCACCCAGGTGGCGGATGCGCGCATTGAGTACGTCGGTAACGGCTATATCAATGAAGCGCAAAATATGGGTTGGCTGCAGCGCTTCTTCCTTAATTTATCGCCGATGTAA
- a CDS encoding flagellar basal body P-ring protein FlgI, whose amino-acid sequence MFKSIFAVALALVATFAQADRIRDLTSVQGVRENSLIGYGLVVGLDGTGDQTTQTPFTTQSLNNMLSQLGITVPAGTNMQLKNVAAVMVTASYPAFARQGQTIDVVVSSMGNAKSLRGGTLLMTPLKGVDSQVYALAQGNILVGGAGASAGGSSVQVNQLNGGRITNGAIIERELPTQFGAGNTINLQLNNEDFTMAQQIADTINRSRGYGNATALDARTVQIRTSTGSSNQVRMLADIQNMEVNVPVQDAKVIINSRTGSVVMNREVSLDSCAVAQGNLSVTVNRSANVSQPTTPFGGGQTVVTPQTQIDMRQSGGSLQSVRSSANLNSVVRALNALGATPMDLMSILQSMQSAGCLRAKLEII is encoded by the coding sequence ATGTTTAAATCGATCTTCGCCGTGGCGCTTGCGCTGGTGGCAACGTTTGCCCAGGCTGACCGTATTCGCGACCTCACCAGCGTTCAGGGCGTACGTGAAAACTCCCTGATCGGCTACGGTCTGGTGGTGGGTCTGGATGGTACCGGTGACCAGACGACCCAGACGCCGTTCACCACCCAAAGCCTGAACAACATGCTTTCCCAGCTCGGCATTACCGTGCCGGCGGGAACCAACATGCAGCTGAAAAACGTGGCGGCAGTAATGGTCACCGCTTCCTACCCGGCGTTTGCGCGTCAGGGACAGACCATTGACGTGGTGGTCTCCTCAATGGGTAACGCCAAAAGCCTGCGCGGCGGTACGCTGCTGATGACCCCGCTGAAAGGCGTCGACAGCCAGGTCTATGCGCTGGCGCAGGGGAACATACTGGTCGGCGGTGCGGGAGCATCCGCAGGCGGAAGCAGCGTGCAGGTGAACCAGCTGAACGGCGGACGGATTACCAACGGGGCGATCATTGAGCGTGAACTGCCGACCCAGTTTGGCGCGGGCAACACCATCAACCTGCAGCTCAATAATGAAGACTTCACGATGGCGCAGCAGATTGCCGATACCATCAACCGCAGCCGCGGCTACGGTAATGCAACGGCACTCGATGCGCGCACCGTACAGATCCGTACCTCTACCGGCAGCAGCAACCAGGTGCGCATGCTGGCAGATATCCAGAATATGGAAGTGAATGTTCCGGTCCAGGATGCGAAGGTGATCATCAACTCCCGTACCGGCTCGGTGGTCATGAACCGGGAAGTGTCGCTCGACAGCTGTGCCGTGGCGCAGGGTAACCTCTCCGTGACGGTAAACCGCTCCGCGAACGTGAGCCAGCCGACTACGCCATTTGGTGGCGGTCAGACGGTGGTGACGCCGCAAACGCAGATTGATATGCGTCAGAGCGGCGGGTCACTGCAAAGCGTTCGCTCCAGCGCCAATCTGAACAGCGTGGTGCGTGCCCTGAATGCCCTGGGGGCAACGCCGATGGATCTGATGTCCATCCTGCAATCGATGCAAAGCGCGGGCTGCCTGCGCGCCAAACTGGAAATCATCTAA
- the flgJ gene encoding flagellar assembly peptidoglycan hydrolase FlgJ, whose product MLTDSKLLTSAAWDAQSLNELKTKAGKDPAANIRPVARQVEGMFVQMMLKSMRETLPKDGMFSSDSTRLYTSMYDQQIAQQMTAGKGLGLADMIVKQTEAAQGIQPQEQPQQVPMKFDLETVTSYQNQALTQLVRKAMPKATGSGDEPLSGDSKDFLAQLSLPARLASEQSGVPHHLILAQAALESGWGQRQIRKENGEPSFNIFGVKATSSWKGPTTEITTTEYENGAAVKVKAKFRVYSSYLEALSDYVGLLSRNPRYTAVTQAATAEQGAQALQNAGYATDPNYARKLTSMIQQLKSMGEKVSKAYSTDIENLF is encoded by the coding sequence ATGCTGACCGATAGCAAACTGTTGACCAGTGCAGCCTGGGACGCCCAGTCGCTCAACGAGCTGAAAACCAAAGCAGGAAAAGACCCGGCGGCGAATATCCGCCCGGTCGCCCGCCAGGTGGAAGGGATGTTTGTACAGATGATGCTGAAAAGCATGCGTGAAACCCTGCCGAAAGACGGGATGTTCAGCAGTGATTCAACGCGTCTCTACACCAGCATGTATGACCAGCAGATTGCGCAGCAGATGACTGCGGGTAAAGGCCTCGGTCTGGCTGACATGATTGTCAAACAGACCGAAGCCGCGCAGGGCATTCAGCCTCAGGAGCAGCCGCAGCAGGTGCCGATGAAGTTCGACCTGGAAACGGTGACCAGCTATCAGAACCAGGCCCTGACGCAGCTGGTGCGTAAAGCGATGCCAAAAGCCACGGGCAGTGGCGATGAGCCGCTCTCCGGTGACAGCAAAGACTTCCTGGCGCAGCTTTCTCTGCCTGCGCGCCTTGCCAGCGAACAGAGCGGCGTGCCGCATCACCTGATTCTGGCGCAGGCCGCGCTGGAGTCGGGCTGGGGTCAGCGTCAGATCCGCAAGGAAAACGGCGAGCCGAGCTTCAACATCTTCGGCGTGAAGGCCACCTCCAGCTGGAAGGGGCCGACAACGGAGATCACGACCACCGAATACGAGAACGGTGCGGCGGTGAAGGTCAAAGCCAAATTCCGCGTCTACAGCTCTTATCTGGAAGCCTTGTCCGATTATGTCGGCCTGCTGAGCCGAAATCCGCGTTATACCGCCGTTACGCAGGCGGCGACGGCGGAGCAGGGGGCTCAGGCGCTGCAAAACGCGGGCTACGCGACTGACCCGAACTATGCACGCAAGCTCACCAGCATGATCCAGCAGCTGAAATCCATGGGCGAGAAGGTCAGCAAAGCCTATAGCACAGATATCGAAAATCTGTTCTGA